From Pseudomonas sp. stari2, a single genomic window includes:
- a CDS encoding glucose/quinate/shikimate family membrane-bound PQQ-dependent dehydrogenase has protein sequence MSTESASSRGRLLPSLLGILLLLMGLAMLAGGIKLSTLGGSLYYLLAGIGITLTGILLLMRRRAALGLYAIVLFASTVWALWEVGLDWWQLVPRLALWFVLGFVMLLPWFRRPLLLNGPAPMGTGGLTVAVILAGVTALASLFTHPGETFGELGRDTADTTSTAPAMPDGDWQAYGRTEFGDRYSPLKQITPANVDKLQEAWRIQTGDLPTADDPVELTNENTPLKANGMLYACTAHSKVLALDPDTGKELWRFDPQIKSPVGFKGFAHMTCRGVSYYDEAAYAKSENAASVVISEAGKAVAQACPRRLYLPTADARLIALNADTGKICEGFGNKGVVDLTQGIGPFTPGGYYSTSPAAITRDLVIMGGHVTDNESTNEPSGVIRAYDVRDGHLVWNWDSNNPDATEPLAPGQTYSRNSANMWSLASVDEKLNMVYLPLGNQTPDQWGADRTPGAEKFSAGVVALDLSTGKVRWNYQFTHHDLWDMDVGSQPTLLDMKTADGIKPALIAPTKQGSLYVLDRRDGTPIIPIKEIPVPQGAVKGDHTAPTQARSDLNLLAPELTEKAMWGASPFDQMLCRIQFKELRYEGQYTPPSEQGSLIYPGNVGVFNWGGVSVDPVRQMLFTSPNYMAFVSKMVPREKVAAGSKRESETAGVQPNTGAPYAVIMHPFMSPLGVPCQAPAWGYVAGIDLTTGKVVWKRKNGTSRDSSPIPIGFTLGVPSMGGSIVTAGGVGFLSGTLDQYLRAYDVNTGKELWKSRLPAGGQATPMTYTGKDGKQYVLLVVGGHGSLGTKMGDYVIAYKLPE, from the coding sequence ATGAGCACCGAAAGTGCTTCGAGTCGAGGCCGTCTGCTACCGAGCCTGCTCGGCATTCTGCTTCTACTGATGGGCCTGGCCATGCTGGCCGGGGGAATCAAGCTGAGCACGCTCGGCGGCTCGCTGTACTACCTGCTGGCCGGTATCGGCATCACGCTGACCGGCATTCTGCTACTGATGCGTCGTCGCGCAGCACTGGGCCTGTACGCCATCGTGCTGTTCGCCAGCACCGTCTGGGCGCTGTGGGAAGTCGGCCTGGACTGGTGGCAACTGGTGCCGCGTCTGGCGCTGTGGTTTGTCCTCGGCTTCGTGATGCTGCTGCCGTGGTTCCGTCGTCCGCTGCTGCTCAACGGTCCTGCTCCGATGGGCACCGGCGGCCTGACCGTGGCCGTGATTCTGGCCGGCGTCACCGCCCTGGCCAGCCTGTTCACCCACCCGGGCGAAACCTTTGGCGAACTGGGTCGCGACACCGCCGACACCACCAGCACCGCGCCAGCCATGCCCGATGGCGACTGGCAGGCCTACGGCCGCACCGAGTTCGGTGACCGCTACTCGCCACTGAAGCAGATCACCCCGGCCAACGTCGACAAACTGCAAGAAGCCTGGCGCATCCAGACCGGCGACCTGCCGACTGCCGATGACCCGGTCGAGCTGACCAACGAAAACACCCCGCTGAAAGCCAACGGCATGCTCTATGCCTGCACCGCTCACAGCAAAGTACTGGCGCTGGACCCGGACACCGGCAAGGAACTGTGGCGCTTCGACCCGCAAATCAAGAGCCCGGTCGGCTTCAAGGGCTTCGCCCACATGACCTGCCGTGGCGTGTCGTACTACGACGAAGCGGCTTACGCCAAGTCTGAAAACGCAGCCTCCGTCGTCATCTCCGAAGCCGGCAAAGCCGTCGCTCAGGCATGCCCGCGTCGCCTGTACCTGCCGACCGCCGATGCACGCCTGATCGCACTGAACGCCGACACCGGCAAAATCTGCGAAGGCTTCGGCAACAAAGGCGTGGTTGACCTGACCCAGGGCATCGGCCCATTCACCCCGGGTGGCTACTACTCCACCTCGCCAGCCGCAATCACTCGCGATCTGGTGATCATGGGTGGTCACGTAACCGACAACGAGTCGACCAACGAACCTTCCGGCGTGATCCGCGCCTACGACGTGCGTGACGGTCATCTGGTATGGAACTGGGACAGCAACAACCCGGACGCCACCGAGCCATTGGCCCCGGGCCAGACCTACAGCCGCAACTCGGCCAACATGTGGTCGCTGGCCAGTGTTGATGAAAAACTCAACATGGTTTACCTGCCACTGGGCAACCAGACTCCGGACCAGTGGGGCGCCGACCGCACTCCGGGCGCCGAGAAGTTCAGCGCCGGTGTTGTCGCCCTGGACCTGAGCACCGGTAAAGTGCGCTGGAACTACCAGTTCACCCACCACGACCTGTGGGACATGGACGTCGGCAGCCAGCCAACCCTGCTGGACATGAAAACCGCCGACGGCATCAAACCTGCACTGATCGCCCCGACCAAACAAGGCAGCCTGTACGTCCTCGACCGTCGCGACGGCACGCCGATCATCCCGATCAAGGAAATCCCGGTTCCGCAAGGCGCCGTGAAAGGCGACCACACCGCACCGACCCAGGCCCGTTCGGACCTGAACCTGCTGGCCCCGGAACTGACCGAAAAAGCCATGTGGGGCGCCAGCCCGTTCGACCAGATGCTGTGCCGCATCCAGTTCAAGGAACTGCGCTACGAAGGCCAGTACACGCCTCCGTCGGAACAGGGCAGCCTGATTTATCCGGGTAACGTCGGCGTGTTCAACTGGGGCGGCGTATCGGTCGACCCGGTTCGCCAGATGCTGTTCACCAGCCCGAACTACATGGCCTTCGTCTCGAAAATGGTGCCGCGCGAAAAAGTCGCCGCCGGCAGCAAGCGCGAGAGCGAAACCGCTGGCGTGCAACCGAACACCGGCGCGCCATACGCGGTGATCATGCATCCGTTCATGTCGCCACTGGGCGTACCGTGCCAGGCCCCGGCCTGGGGCTATGTCGCCGGTATCGACCTGACCACCGGCAAAGTCGTCTGGAAACGCAAAAACGGTACCAGCCGCGACAGCTCGCCAATCCCGATCGGCTTCACCCTGGGCGTGCCAAGCATGGGCGGCTCGATCGTCACTGCCGGCGGCGTCGGCTTCCTCAGCGGCACCCTCGACCAGTACCTGCGTGCTTACGACGTAAACACCGGTAAAGAGCTGTGGAAATCCCGTCTGCCTGCTGGCGGCCAGGCGACCCCGATGACCTACACCGGCAAGGACGGCAAGCAATACGTCCTGCTCGTTGTCGGTGGCCACGGCTCGCTGGGCACCAAGATGGGTGACTATGTGATTGCTTACAAACTGCCGGAATAA
- a CDS encoding DUF6124 family protein: MKKPTPNPPESNDTSPYESADSKKLHDAAERALDHHFNPIPKKCPGRRPSQMFQISPDMDDETLLAHACESLATASVMASDVAAFVDTPQRHRILGIQQVIMLAELAVNRVLDNVEVQRYPTPS; encoded by the coding sequence ATGAAAAAACCAACACCCAATCCCCCCGAATCAAACGACACCTCGCCCTACGAATCCGCCGATTCAAAGAAACTCCACGACGCCGCCGAACGCGCGCTCGACCACCACTTCAACCCCATCCCGAAAAAATGCCCCGGCCGCCGACCGAGCCAGATGTTTCAGATCTCCCCGGACATGGACGACGAAACGCTGTTGGCCCATGCCTGTGAGTCTTTGGCCACAGCCAGTGTCATGGCCAGTGATGTAGCGGCTTTTGTCGATACGCCGCAGCGGCATCGGATCCTGGGGATTCAGCAAGTGATCATGCTGGCGGAACTGGCGGTGAACCGAGTACTGGATAACGTCGAAGTACAGCGTTACCCGACACCCAGCTAA